In Thermosynechococcus sichuanensis E542, a single genomic region encodes these proteins:
- a CDS encoding DUF3531 family protein, whose amino-acid sequence MNIIFREVNPFDVWIWVEFAAPPSSIEQQYLEEVFNSWFFLGKLGGFNAENLQVQETGLDLSYLEYDRAQAESSMMAVMHNMGEFEYNDRWARCWFDLGTSDALALDVLINALNQFSEDYVPLKSLIIGGDNPEWPIATSEQREMIEQSAWN is encoded by the coding sequence ATGAATATCATCTTTCGCGAAGTAAATCCCTTTGACGTATGGATTTGGGTAGAATTTGCCGCACCCCCTTCTTCGATTGAGCAACAGTACCTAGAGGAAGTCTTTAACTCGTGGTTTTTTCTGGGGAAGTTGGGGGGATTCAATGCTGAGAATCTTCAAGTCCAAGAAACGGGTTTAGACCTCAGTTACCTAGAGTACGATCGCGCCCAAGCTGAGAGTTCGATGATGGCAGTAATGCACAATATGGGCGAGTTTGAATACAACGATCGCTGGGCACGCTGCTGGTTTGACTTGGGCACCAGTGATGCGTTGGCCTTGGATGTGCTGATTAATGCCCTCAATCAATTTAGTGAGGACTATGTGCCCTTGAAATCTCTTATCATTGGCGGTGACAACCCCGAATGGCCGATCGCCACCAGTGAACAGCGGGAAATGATTGAACAATCAGCGTGGAACTAA
- a CDS encoding DUF3120 domain-containing protein encodes MTALTSPSVFPALRLGSRLAWFLFGFAAFLVSVPVFIEAPLVRTLPWLSLALTPLLLGLSFYLQRQPHCRYWGEMLYGFSWCWGAGSLYWGWLRWEPLWHLPIEALPMPLMLWHLRQRQQLVGVFFFWGSFLGTAITDAYFYLIDVIPHWRAIMYLEGDVISVQEMLAQAIAQAQTFSGQVWGVLLSLSLLLIGLLPLFESQIRRGYPSVLPVWGFMGAVLSTLVVDGLFGLTIGLISVG; translated from the coding sequence TTGACTGCTCTTACTTCCCCCTCGGTTTTTCCTGCGCTGCGCCTTGGCTCACGGCTAGCTTGGTTCCTCTTTGGTTTTGCTGCTTTCTTGGTGTCGGTTCCCGTCTTTATTGAGGCGCCCTTGGTACGGACACTGCCTTGGCTAAGTTTGGCTCTGACGCCGCTGCTTCTGGGTCTCAGTTTCTATCTCCAACGCCAACCCCACTGCCGCTATTGGGGGGAGATGCTCTATGGATTTAGCTGGTGCTGGGGGGCAGGGTCGCTGTACTGGGGGTGGTTGCGCTGGGAACCCCTGTGGCACTTGCCCATTGAGGCGCTCCCCATGCCGCTCATGCTCTGGCACCTACGGCAGCGGCAGCAACTGGTGGGGGTGTTCTTTTTTTGGGGATCGTTTCTGGGCACTGCCATTACCGATGCCTACTTTTACCTGATTGATGTGATCCCCCATTGGCGAGCCATTATGTACCTCGAAGGGGATGTCATTTCAGTTCAGGAGATGTTAGCGCAGGCGATCGCCCAAGCCCAGACCTTTAGTGGCCAAGTGTGGGGGGTGCTTTTGAGCCTGAGTTTACTGCTCATTGGTCTATTGCCCCTCTTTGAATCCCAGATTCGCCGCGGCTATCCTTCTGTTTTGCCCGTGTGGGGATTTATGGGCGCTGTCTTGAGTACACTCGTTGTTGATGGTCTCTTTGGCCTCACCATTGGCCTAATCTCTGTGGGTTAA
- the clpS gene encoding ATP-dependent Clp protease adapter ClpS produces the protein MSVQTIEKPATVRKLAPRYRVLLHNDNVNSMEYVVEVLLKTVPSLTQPQAVDIMMEAHTTGVALVITCALEHAEFYCEGLKMAGLTSTIEPTE, from the coding sequence ATGTCAGTGCAAACCATTGAAAAACCAGCAACCGTTCGCAAGTTGGCGCCCCGCTATCGTGTGCTCCTTCACAATGACAATGTCAATTCCATGGAGTATGTGGTGGAGGTATTGCTGAAGACGGTGCCGAGCCTCACCCAGCCTCAAGCCGTGGATATCATGATGGAGGCACACACGACGGGGGTGGCCTTGGTCATTACCTGTGCCCTCGAGCATGCTGAATTCTATTGTGAAGGCCTGAAAATGGCAGGGCTGACGAGTACCATTGAACCGACTGAATAA
- a CDS encoding phosphate ABC transporter permease, translated as MLIPLTQEKVRQLVPLVATGSQYRYVWGKLQDFLRRLTFSVVAVAIVAFGLNFLGDSTQLVLGLIAGLYWLWAPAVLASFRNRRHRRFPYGGFWRGRVLDVYVTEELIGKEETVNDKGQLVIIENRERCLNLEIGDKTGFETRVQAKLLRQHRGIRPGDAAEMLVLSRRPDLAEIELISEVFLPRHRLWIGTYPILQRDAFIDLSERLRRKARSQSPKSPRRSPRPRRSSL; from the coding sequence GTGCTCATTCCCCTCACCCAAGAAAAAGTGCGTCAATTGGTGCCGCTGGTGGCCACGGGTTCCCAGTATCGCTATGTTTGGGGCAAACTTCAGGACTTTCTGCGACGCTTAACCTTCTCTGTGGTGGCGGTGGCCATTGTCGCCTTTGGTTTGAATTTTTTAGGGGATAGCACCCAACTGGTTTTGGGACTGATTGCCGGTCTCTATTGGCTCTGGGCACCCGCAGTCTTGGCTTCTTTTCGCAATCGTCGCCATCGGCGGTTTCCCTATGGGGGCTTTTGGCGCGGGCGCGTCTTGGATGTCTATGTCACCGAAGAATTAATTGGCAAAGAGGAGACCGTTAACGACAAGGGGCAACTGGTGATTATCGAGAACCGTGAACGCTGCTTAAATCTGGAGATTGGCGATAAAACGGGCTTTGAAACCAGAGTGCAGGCTAAGTTACTGCGTCAACATCGCGGCATTCGTCCCGGCGATGCGGCGGAAATGCTGGTTCTCTCCCGTCGCCCCGATCTGGCAGAGATTGAACTGATTTCTGAAGTTTTTTTACCCCGCCATCGTCTTTGGATTGGCACCTACCCGATTTTGCAACGGGATGCCTTTATTGATCTATCGGAAAGGCTGCGGCGCAAAGCACGTTCTCAATCTCCAAAATCTCCTCGGCGATCGCCCCGACCACGGCGTTCCAGCCTGTGA
- a CDS encoding alpha-ketoacid dehydrogenase subunit beta encodes MAETFMFNALRAAIDEEMERDPTVFVLGEDVGHYGGSYKVTKDLYKKYGELRLLDTPIAENSFTGMAIGAAMTGLRPIVEGMNMGFLLLAFNQIANNAGMLRYTSGGNFKIPIVIRGPGGVGRQLGAEHSQRLEAYFQAVPGLKIVACSTPYNAKGLLKSAIRDPNPVLFFEHVLLYNLKEDLPEEEYLLPLDKAEIVRSGEEVTILTYSRMRHHVLQAVKTLEKEGYDPEVIDLISLKPLDFETIGASIRKTHRVVIVEECMKTGGIGAELSASIMERYFDELDAPVIRLSSQDIPTPYNGTLENLTIVQPPQIVAAVQKLVQGQV; translated from the coding sequence ATGGCCGAGACCTTCATGTTTAATGCCCTGCGGGCTGCCATTGATGAAGAAATGGAGCGTGATCCCACCGTATTTGTGCTAGGGGAAGATGTGGGACATTATGGCGGCTCCTACAAAGTGACCAAAGACCTCTACAAAAAGTACGGTGAACTGCGCCTATTGGATACCCCCATTGCTGAAAACAGCTTCACTGGCATGGCGATCGGGGCAGCAATGACCGGCTTGCGTCCCATTGTTGAGGGCATGAACATGGGCTTTTTGCTCTTGGCCTTCAACCAAATTGCCAACAATGCTGGCATGCTGCGCTACACCTCTGGCGGCAACTTCAAAATTCCGATTGTCATTCGGGGGCCCGGCGGTGTCGGGCGGCAATTGGGGGCAGAGCACTCCCAACGTCTGGAAGCCTACTTTCAAGCAGTCCCCGGCTTAAAAATTGTTGCCTGCTCCACACCCTACAACGCCAAAGGCTTGCTCAAATCGGCGATTCGTGATCCCAATCCCGTGCTGTTTTTTGAGCATGTGCTCCTCTACAACCTCAAGGAAGATCTCCCCGAAGAGGAATACTTACTGCCCTTAGATAAGGCGGAGATTGTCCGCAGCGGCGAAGAGGTTACCATTCTGACCTACTCGCGGATGCGCCACCATGTGCTGCAAGCGGTAAAAACCCTTGAAAAAGAAGGCTACGACCCCGAAGTCATTGACCTGATTTCCCTGAAGCCTTTGGACTTTGAGACAATTGGTGCCTCAATTCGCAAAACCCACCGCGTGGTGATTGTCGAAGAGTGCATGAAGACGGGGGGAATTGGTGCCGAACTCTCAGCCTCGATCATGGAACGCTACTTTGACGAATTGGATGCCCCTGTGATCCGCCTTTCCTCCCAAGATATTCCCACGCCCTACAACGGCACCCTAGAGAATCTCACCATTGTGCAACCGCCCCAAATCGTAGCGGCCGTGCAGAAGCTGGTGCAGGGACAGGTCTAA
- a CDS encoding CPBP family intramembrane glutamic endopeptidase gives MIRRSFWIRIFSFALTLVLLWLPIGLSMYFLWGEGGAASFVNMGLLYLIFILLLRVWGRRVHQQRSPLAFYGLKGGWAFGGDALLGWLAGVFLVALLFLIEGLLGWVTWQGLPDRFGLLLLDSLLTGVAVGFAEELLFRGWLLQELELEYQPWFALVLNGLIFAALHYLHPLEVILATWPQFFGLALLGWILSLSKWVFGGRLGFPMGLHGGLVWAYFGVNVGKLVSYTGIAPEWLTGINGNPIAGLMGVGILILVALGLSYRVATAP, from the coding sequence ATGATCCGCCGCTCCTTTTGGATTCGCATTTTTAGTTTTGCCCTGACGCTGGTGCTGCTGTGGCTACCCATCGGCCTGAGTATGTATTTTCTCTGGGGAGAGGGTGGTGCCGCCAGCTTTGTCAATATGGGGCTGTTGTACCTGATCTTTATTCTCTTGCTGCGAGTCTGGGGACGGCGGGTTCACCAACAGCGATCGCCCTTAGCATTTTATGGCCTGAAAGGGGGCTGGGCTTTTGGTGGTGATGCCCTGCTGGGCTGGCTGGCAGGTGTATTTTTGGTTGCGCTGCTATTTCTCATCGAAGGACTCTTGGGTTGGGTGACGTGGCAGGGGCTACCAGATCGTTTTGGTCTGCTGCTGTTGGATAGCCTCCTGACGGGGGTAGCCGTGGGTTTTGCTGAGGAATTGCTGTTTCGCGGCTGGTTATTGCAGGAGCTGGAGCTAGAGTACCAACCGTGGTTTGCCTTGGTGCTCAATGGCCTGATCTTTGCTGCGTTGCACTATCTGCATCCCTTGGAGGTCATTTTGGCCACATGGCCGCAGTTTTTTGGCTTGGCACTGTTGGGCTGGATTCTTAGTTTGAGTAAATGGGTCTTTGGTGGGCGTTTGGGCTTTCCCATGGGACTCCACGGCGGCTTAGTCTGGGCTTATTTTGGCGTCAACGTGGGCAAGTTAGTGAGCTATACGGGAATAGCGCCAGAGTGGCTCACGGGCATCAATGGCAACCCGATCGCTGGCTTGATGGGGGTAGGGATTTTAATTTTGGTGGCTTTGGGGCTTAGCTATCGCGTCGCAACCGCACCATAA
- the secF gene encoding protein translocase subunit SecF yields MSFSVNRQRSLWWGLSLVVILSGLVAMVLSWASLGSPLRLGLDFIGGTRLQFELACSATQTCSQPIDIDAVRQVLNQQGLGNSSLQIIDQYGVSIRTVPLDVDQRTRLRDTLTQKIGDFDPQKTQIETVGPTLGEEILRSGLLALLVSFIGITIYLTLRFQFDYACFALVALVHDVLLTTGVFAILGLVAGVEIDSLFIVALLTIIGFSVNDTVVIYDRVRETLKLNPDLGIKEVVDQAVVQTLGRSINTTLTTLLPLMTIFIFGGDTLRYFALALIIGFTTGAYSSIFIASTLLAWWRDRQPPRPATNTLETTPTP; encoded by the coding sequence ATGAGCTTTAGTGTCAATCGCCAGCGATCGCTCTGGTGGGGTTTATCCCTCGTGGTCATTCTCAGTGGCCTTGTGGCGATGGTTCTCTCTTGGGCGTCCCTAGGCAGTCCTCTGCGCTTGGGCTTGGATTTTATTGGTGGCACGCGGCTGCAATTTGAACTGGCCTGTAGCGCTACGCAGACCTGTTCTCAGCCCATTGATATTGATGCCGTGCGTCAAGTGCTCAACCAACAGGGATTGGGCAACAGCAGTCTGCAAATTATTGATCAGTACGGGGTAAGTATTCGCACAGTTCCCCTTGATGTCGATCAGCGCACTCGCCTCAGGGATACCCTTACGCAGAAAATTGGTGACTTTGACCCCCAGAAAACCCAGATTGAGACTGTTGGCCCTACCCTTGGCGAAGAAATCCTGCGATCGGGGTTGCTAGCGCTACTGGTCTCGTTTATTGGCATTACGATTTATCTGACGCTGCGCTTCCAGTTTGACTATGCCTGTTTTGCCCTTGTTGCCCTTGTTCATGATGTGTTGCTGACAACGGGGGTCTTTGCCATTTTGGGACTCGTGGCGGGGGTGGAAATTGATAGCCTCTTTATTGTGGCGCTGCTAACGATCATTGGTTTTTCGGTGAATGATACGGTGGTCATCTACGATCGCGTACGGGAAACCCTGAAGCTCAACCCTGACCTTGGCATTAAAGAGGTGGTGGATCAGGCGGTTGTGCAAACCCTTGGCCGCTCGATAAATACCACCCTAACGACCCTACTGCCCCTGATGACGATCTTCATCTTTGGTGGTGATACGCTGCGCTACTTTGCCCTAGCACTGATCATTGGTTTCACGACGGGAGCCTATTCCAGTATTTTTATTGCCAGTACTCTCCTTGCTTGGTGGCGCGATCGCCAGCCGCCTCGTCCCGCGACGAATACACTGGAGACAACGCCTACGCCCTAA
- the secD gene encoding protein translocase subunit SecD, producing the protein MGKYRGWLIAILVLLMAATWVIVRTPARLGLDLRGGAQLTLQVQTTDKVPQITPQVLAAVQGVVQRRIDGLGVAEAVVQTAGDDKLLVQLPGVTDPQQAERILKGTAQLLFAAQKPGTEAQLQIERQLQAQLLLEQAQLLAEQAENANNPEALKEIEAKLEKNRESLEKSQQAIAGLFTPSDLTGAMLREAFASPVAPGSPNWSVIVRFDNQGAELFAQLTKEIAGTGRSLGIFLDDRLISAPTVAVEYAETGIVGGSAEISGGFNAQSANDLAIQLQGGALPVPLEVVENRTVGASLGQDSIRDSLYAGLAGLVLVLIFMVAYYRLPGLIADLALILYAIFTYAAFLLFGVTLTLPGIAGFILSIGMAVDANVLIFERTREELRAGKTLYRAVESGFDRAFASILDSNVTTLIACAALFALGTGFVRGFAVTLAIGIGISMFTALTCSRTFLFYAISIPSLRKPNWFCPKLESFR; encoded by the coding sequence ATGGGGAAATATCGCGGCTGGCTGATTGCCATTTTGGTGTTGCTGATGGCCGCCACATGGGTCATTGTGCGCACACCGGCTCGGCTGGGGTTAGATCTGCGGGGGGGTGCCCAACTGACATTGCAGGTGCAAACAACGGACAAGGTGCCGCAGATTACGCCCCAAGTGCTGGCAGCCGTTCAAGGGGTGGTGCAACGGCGGATTGATGGTCTCGGGGTTGCCGAAGCAGTGGTGCAAACCGCCGGGGATGACAAGCTCTTGGTGCAATTGCCGGGGGTAACGGATCCGCAGCAGGCAGAGCGGATTCTCAAGGGAACAGCACAATTGCTCTTTGCCGCCCAGAAGCCCGGTACAGAGGCGCAACTGCAAATTGAGCGGCAGCTTCAGGCGCAACTGCTCTTGGAACAGGCTCAACTCTTGGCGGAGCAGGCTGAGAATGCCAATAATCCCGAAGCCCTAAAGGAGATTGAGGCGAAGCTAGAAAAAAACCGTGAATCCCTTGAAAAAAGCCAGCAGGCGATCGCCGGCCTCTTTACGCCCTCGGATTTGACAGGAGCAATGCTCAGGGAAGCTTTTGCCAGTCCCGTCGCCCCGGGCTCCCCCAACTGGAGTGTGATTGTCCGCTTTGATAACCAAGGGGCTGAACTTTTTGCCCAACTGACCAAGGAGATTGCTGGCACCGGGCGCAGCCTTGGGATTTTTCTGGACGATCGCCTGATTAGTGCGCCAACCGTGGCGGTGGAATATGCCGAAACGGGGATTGTGGGCGGCAGTGCCGAGATTTCCGGTGGCTTTAATGCCCAGAGTGCCAATGATTTAGCAATTCAGTTGCAAGGGGGGGCGCTGCCTGTTCCCCTCGAAGTGGTGGAAAACCGTACGGTGGGTGCTTCTTTGGGGCAAGATAGCATTCGCGATAGCCTCTATGCTGGTTTGGCGGGCTTGGTGTTGGTGCTGATCTTTATGGTGGCCTACTACCGCCTGCCGGGATTGATTGCTGATCTTGCCCTAATCCTCTACGCCATCTTTACCTATGCGGCGTTTCTGCTGTTTGGGGTGACGCTGACGCTGCCGGGGATTGCGGGTTTTATTCTCAGTATTGGTATGGCGGTGGATGCCAATGTGCTGATTTTTGAGCGCACTCGCGAGGAGTTACGGGCGGGCAAAACCCTCTACCGTGCCGTTGAATCGGGGTTTGATCGCGCCTTTGCCAGTATTCTCGATAGCAACGTTACCACCTTGATTGCCTGTGCGGCTCTCTTTGCCTTGGGAACAGGGTTTGTGCGCGGTTTTGCCGTGACCTTAGCCATTGGTATTGGCATTAGTATGTTTACGGCCCTCACCTGTAGTCGCACATTCCTGTTTTACGCCATTAGCATTCCCAGTCTGCGTAAGCCGAATTGGTTCTGTCCGAAACTGGAGAGCTTTCGATGA
- a CDS encoding E3 ubiquitin ligase family protein translates to MGLFAHLCLTGSACLFALEGYYRLKLKGMQVANPSSIRELQQCQQQVAQEIGSGSWREYVQVVGQVTTSQPLLSEVKRIPCVYYKTIISREYEKEGSDRHNRRERHWEIIGRHEQSTLFFLRDQQGEIEVNPLGAEIEAVQVLDELRPADKPHSFAVSLGFLSLNWRFGSTTTLGYRYQEWVLPLGQPVSVVGMVSDQGGVLRLQKPQKRGQKFIISLSFEDQLTQQYKQQKRKMTYASLSAALCGACGLVLALF, encoded by the coding sequence ATGGGGCTTTTTGCTCACCTTTGCTTAACGGGTTCGGCCTGTCTCTTTGCCTTGGAGGGCTATTATCGTCTGAAGCTAAAGGGTATGCAGGTGGCCAACCCTAGCTCTATTCGTGAGTTACAGCAATGCCAGCAACAGGTGGCCCAAGAAATCGGTAGCGGCAGTTGGCGCGAGTACGTGCAGGTGGTTGGTCAAGTCACCACATCTCAACCCTTGCTCTCAGAAGTCAAGCGCATTCCCTGTGTTTATTACAAAACAATTATCAGCCGCGAGTATGAAAAAGAGGGAAGCGATCGCCACAATCGTCGAGAACGCCACTGGGAAATTATTGGCCGCCATGAACAGTCAACCCTATTTTTTCTGCGAGATCAGCAGGGGGAGATTGAGGTGAACCCCCTCGGCGCTGAGATTGAAGCGGTGCAAGTCTTAGACGAACTGCGACCAGCGGATAAACCCCATTCTTTTGCCGTCTCCTTGGGGTTTCTGTCATTGAATTGGCGCTTTGGTAGCACGACAACGCTGGGTTATCGCTATCAGGAGTGGGTGCTGCCCTTGGGGCAACCTGTTTCGGTGGTGGGCATGGTCTCGGATCAGGGGGGCGTTCTCCGCTTGCAAAAACCACAAAAGAGGGGACAAAAATTCATCATTTCCCTAAGTTTTGAAGATCAGCTCACTCAACAGTACAAACAGCAAAAACGGAAAATGACCTATGCCTCCCTCAGTGCTGCCCTCTGTGGTGCCTGTGGTTTAGTCTTGGCTTTGTTTTAG
- a CDS encoding 16S rRNA (cytosine(967)-C(5))-methyltransferase, producing the protein MELSARRIALEALERVAKGAYADVALHQVLQQRFLKEGDRALVTELVYGTIRQQRTLDTLIQGFCQQLPPLKVQLVLRLGLYQLRYLDRVPPHAAVHSSVELVKEMGLGGFAKLVNGVLRRYTRSTTDPLDALIAHLPLVSQLGCRYSFPDELVRPWLERLGQEECTALCQWFNRTPRLDLRLNPLRTTADQLIADFETAGYRLQPIPHLPQGLVLSHCGQPMPELPGYAEGHWSVQDRAAQWVSHLLDPQPGEVVIDACAAPGGKTTHIAELMADQGRVIACDRTPSRLRQLAQNRDRLGLKSIEIHTLDSATAGDFAAMGDRVLLDVPCSATGTLHRHADARWQPLKTRLAELLPLQAQLLANVSQWVKPQGLLVYATCSLEPSENEAQIRHFLAHHPQWHIEPPPPLFPLKAAPEGWITVWPQRDDMDGFFMVRLRRDS; encoded by the coding sequence GTGGAACTAAGTGCGCGGCGCATTGCCCTCGAGGCTCTAGAACGGGTGGCCAAGGGAGCCTATGCTGATGTGGCGCTCCATCAGGTGTTGCAGCAGCGGTTTCTCAAGGAGGGCGATCGCGCCCTAGTGACTGAGCTGGTCTATGGGACTATTCGCCAACAGCGCACCCTAGATACCCTGATTCAGGGGTTTTGTCAGCAACTGCCGCCCTTGAAGGTACAGCTCGTGCTGCGCTTAGGCCTCTACCAACTGCGCTATCTGGATCGCGTTCCCCCCCATGCCGCAGTCCACAGCAGTGTTGAACTGGTGAAAGAGATGGGCTTAGGCGGCTTTGCCAAATTGGTGAATGGGGTCTTACGTCGTTACACCCGCTCTACCACTGATCCCCTTGATGCCCTCATTGCCCATCTGCCCTTGGTCTCTCAACTGGGGTGTCGCTATAGCTTTCCCGATGAACTGGTTCGCCCTTGGCTGGAGCGTTTAGGACAAGAGGAATGCACTGCCCTCTGTCAGTGGTTTAATCGAACTCCCCGCCTCGATCTGCGTCTTAATCCCCTGCGGACAACCGCTGATCAACTGATTGCGGATTTTGAGACAGCAGGCTATAGGTTGCAACCCATTCCCCATTTGCCCCAAGGACTGGTTCTGTCCCACTGTGGCCAACCAATGCCGGAACTCCCCGGCTATGCCGAAGGTCACTGGTCAGTGCAGGATCGAGCGGCGCAATGGGTCAGTCATCTGCTAGATCCGCAGCCCGGTGAAGTGGTGATTGATGCCTGTGCCGCGCCGGGGGGTAAAACCACGCATATTGCTGAGTTGATGGCCGATCAAGGCCGCGTCATTGCCTGCGATCGCACCCCCAGTCGCCTGCGGCAGCTAGCGCAAAATCGCGATCGCCTCGGCCTGAAGAGCATTGAAATTCACACCCTTGATAGTGCAACAGCAGGGGATTTTGCCGCAATGGGCGATCGCGTTCTTTTGGATGTGCCCTGCTCCGCCACAGGAACCCTGCACCGCCATGCCGATGCCCGCTGGCAGCCCCTGAAGACACGCTTAGCTGAACTGCTGCCCCTACAGGCTCAACTTTTGGCCAATGTTTCCCAGTGGGTAAAACCCCAAGGTCTGCTGGTCTATGCCACCTGTAGCCTAGAACCCAGTGAAAATGAAGCCCAGATTCGGCACTTTCTGGCTCACCACCCCCAGTGGCACATTGAACCACCTCCCCCGCTCTTTCCCCTAAAAGCAGCTCCCGAAGGTTGGATTACGGTGTGGCCGCAACGGGATGATATGGATGGCTTTTTTATGGTGCGGTTGCGACGCGATAGCTAA
- a CDS encoding L-threonylcarbamoyladenylate synthase has protein sequence MITLARSLPADTRSFQAIQTHLEQDHVIILPMATVYSFVANGTSPRAIANLRRLKQFSTEQPLAILTRSDRAAEVADLSPEAKTMLAHFPYPVTMIVKSKPHLNPQITRGFDCVYLACPDRFIYDLVGALPFFLVAATVKVGTELIVSFEDAQKYYGEQVPLIVDGGRCAYGRRGTLVDFTLEYPTIMNFGPVSVDDLRPILPNIILPSHLMK, from the coding sequence ATGATCACCTTGGCGCGATCGCTCCCCGCTGATACCCGCAGCTTTCAAGCAATTCAGACCCATTTAGAGCAAGATCATGTCATCATCCTGCCGATGGCTACGGTCTATAGCTTTGTTGCCAATGGCACCAGTCCGAGAGCGATCGCAAATCTGCGCCGTCTTAAGCAGTTTAGTACAGAGCAGCCCTTGGCCATTCTGACCCGGAGCGATCGCGCGGCGGAAGTGGCAGACCTCTCCCCAGAGGCAAAAACAATGTTGGCTCACTTTCCCTACCCCGTCACCATGATTGTTAAGAGCAAACCCCATCTCAATCCGCAAATTACGCGGGGGTTTGATTGTGTCTATTTGGCCTGTCCTGATCGCTTTATCTACGATTTGGTGGGTGCCCTGCCCTTCTTTTTGGTAGCAGCAACGGTGAAAGTAGGCACGGAACTTATTGTCAGCTTTGAAGATGCTCAAAAATACTATGGCGAGCAAGTGCCGCTAATCGTGGATGGGGGGCGCTGTGCCTATGGACGGCGGGGAACCCTTGTGGACTTCACCCTTGAATATCCAACCATTATGAACTTTGGCCCTGTGTCTGTGGATGATTTGCGACCCATATTGCCGAACATTATTTTGCCGTCACATTTAATGAAATAG
- a CDS encoding glutathione S-transferase family protein: MLKLYGGAKSRASIVRWYLEELGIPYEFVLMDLQAEEQHQPDFLKLNPMGKVPVIVDGDVVLWESGAILLYLAQVHDKLPKDAAAAAQVYQWVLFANSTLTQAMFPPENRDRQLPRLLKGIETALTGQSYILGNDFSVADVALGSVLAYLQMLFQVDLSPYPAVADYVARLQQRPAFQKGLLGAGA, encoded by the coding sequence ATGCTTAAGCTCTATGGCGGTGCCAAATCCCGCGCCAGTATTGTGCGCTGGTATCTAGAAGAATTGGGTATTCCCTATGAATTTGTGCTGATGGATCTACAAGCGGAAGAGCAACATCAGCCTGACTTTCTCAAACTCAACCCCATGGGTAAAGTGCCCGTGATCGTGGATGGTGATGTCGTGCTCTGGGAATCGGGGGCGATTTTGCTCTATCTGGCTCAAGTGCACGATAAATTGCCCAAGGATGCGGCGGCGGCTGCCCAAGTGTATCAGTGGGTGCTCTTTGCTAATTCCACCCTGACACAGGCGATGTTTCCGCCTGAAAATCGCGATCGCCAGCTTCCGCGACTGCTCAAGGGCATTGAGACAGCCCTCACGGGGCAATCCTACATTCTGGGCAATGACTTTTCCGTTGCTGATGTTGCCCTCGGTTCAGTGCTGGCCTATCTCCAGATGCTCTTTCAGGTGGATTTGAGTCCCTACCCTGCGGTGGCGGACTACGTGGCACGCTTGCAACAACGGCCTGCATTCCAGAAGGGTTTACTGGGGGCTGGGGCATGA
- the bioD gene encoding dethiobiotin synthase — protein MITRALWSYAHRYRSQERWGIFKPMQSGTAVEIGDGDYYCQVLPLQQTASEVCPLSFAAPLAPPIAAELEQRTIDLAPVWQTYQQLQERFDYLLVEGIGGLGSPITWEWTVADLAAAWKLPIVLVATVRLGAIAQIVANIALARQYKLEIRGLILNCVTPCSDTDIAQWTPPEFLSRFTQVPVLGVLPCGQHSNEELAERVAEWPLELLWR, from the coding sequence ATGATCACACGGGCACTGTGGTCTTACGCCCATCGCTATCGTTCCCAAGAACGCTGGGGCATTTTCAAACCCATGCAGAGCGGTACTGCGGTTGAAATCGGAGATGGCGACTACTACTGCCAAGTGCTGCCTCTGCAACAAACCGCCAGTGAAGTGTGTCCCCTGAGTTTTGCCGCACCCCTTGCGCCTCCCATTGCCGCGGAATTGGAGCAACGCACGATTGATTTAGCCCCTGTGTGGCAGACGTACCAGCAACTTCAGGAGCGCTTTGATTACCTTTTAGTTGAAGGGATTGGCGGCTTGGGGTCGCCCATTACTTGGGAGTGGACGGTGGCAGACTTGGCAGCCGCTTGGAAATTACCCATTGTCTTGGTGGCAACGGTGCGCTTGGGGGCGATCGCCCAAATTGTGGCCAATATTGCCCTTGCGCGGCAGTACAAGCTGGAGATTCGCGGTCTGATTCTCAACTGTGTCACCCCCTGTAGCGACACGGATATTGCGCAGTGGACACCGCCAGAATTTCTCAGCCGTTTCACCCAAGTGCCCGTGCTGGGGGTGCTGCCCTGTGGTCAACACTCCAATGAGGAGTTGGCGGAAAGGGTGGCTGAATGGCCGCTGGAACTGCTTTGGCGTTGA
- the psaM gene encoding photosystem I reaction center subunit XII produces MALTDTQVYIALVIALLPAVLAFRLSTELYK; encoded by the coding sequence ATGGCGCTGACCGATACCCAAGTTTACATTGCCCTTGTGATTGCTCTGCTGCCCGCGGTGCTGGCATTTCGGCTTTCCACTGAGTTGTACAAGTAG